The sequence below is a genomic window from Zootoca vivipara chromosome 9, rZooViv1.1, whole genome shotgun sequence.
tAGGGCTAGgactggaatcatagagttggaaggagcccgagggtcatctagtccaaccccctgccatgcagaaatctttccccccaacgtgggactcgaacccacggccctgagattaagagtctcctgctctactgactgagctttcCCGTGTTCTCTCCTGTCCTGTGCAGTGCCCAGCCTTCCACCATGGTCCACGCCTTCGTCATCCAGACATTACGCTGCCGACCCGGGGAAGAGACAGGCTGCTGCCGAGTGCTCTATTCCAGGGTCTTCGGCCCTGAAGGGTTGGAAAATGCTGGGCCCCAGGATCGCGAGAAGGAGCGGCTGCGCAAGAAGGAGCAGATTCTGGCCGTTGCCAGGTAACACAACCCGCATGCTGGGCTCTGGAAGTGTGTACGTGATTCTGACCAAACTCAGCTTCCGAGAGGAAAATGTACACCAGGAGGCTGAGTTGGGTCAGAATGGAATATAAACTTCCAGAATTAATGTTAAATACAGTACATCACTTCTGGTGAACGAGCCACCATAGccgctagagggccatgaaaatttgtgtcccgggcttttAAGACTCACCTACACATGTACTGTCTGGAACTAAAGGGGCGCATTGGTTGAACAGgtgtgaatcccccccccaaactctccCACAAcaccatctacagtggtaccttggttcccaaatgccttggttcccaaacgccaaaaacccagaagtaagtgttccggtttttcaacatttttctgaagccgaacgtccgatgcggctctcggctattgtttccggggcgcctgcaccaatcagaagctgcgccttggttttcaaacatttcggaagacaaacggacttccggaacggattaattttggcgtttttgtttttgctattgatttcgcgcttttgtttttgaggctttttcggttgatttgtttttgtgactgtgtggaacccagttcagctgctgattgattgattgattgattgtgtgactgtggaaattgataaaagcccacccccccccaatccaaaaaATGACTGTCATCAGtgtaggtaagaaaaaaaataattttaatttttatcatctacaatactgtcttatttattttatagtacagtacagtacattgattattcctttcatttaatggatcaatggtctcattagatagtaaaactcgtgttaaattgctgtattaggggttgttttcaaaagtctggaattGATTGATCCAATTTGCATTACTttttatgggaaagtgtgccttggctttggaacgctttggttttggaatggacttccataacatattaagtttgagaatcaaggtaccactgtagtggtttgTTGGTTTCACACATgtcagccattgtgagaacaggatgctggacaagatgggccattggcctgatccagcaatgctcTTTTTATGCACACTGTTTTTCTGCGTCTCTCTCCCCACTGCCACCTTCGCAAGCTCCTTCATGGGTCCAGTtgtagacgactctggggttgtggtgctcatctcgcgctattggccgagggagctggcgtacagcttctaggtcatgtggccagcatgacaaagccgcttctggcgaaccagaaccatataccttcccgccagagtggtacctatttatctacttgcactttgaggtgctttcaaactgctaggttggcaggagcagggaccgagcaacaggagctcaccccgtcatggggatttgaaccgccgaccttctgatcggcaagccctagactctatggtttaacccacagtgccacccgcatcccatcgtGGAAGGAAAGCTCCCTCTGATAAACTTAAAAACTCCGCTTCCTCTCCATTTGCAGGCAAGTGGAGTCAGCCTGCAAACTCCACCTGCGGGCCTCCGGGAAGCCTCACTCCGAGCACCTAGCCCAACTCCCTGACGAACCCGTTTCTCTCCAGGATGTCCCATTGGGGGTCTTCCGCCTCCCCTTGGGGGACCCCTTCTCTGAGGACAAGACCGTTCTGTGGGTGGGCATCCAGTGCCTGGGCTTTGCTCTGGTCTGTGACCCCCAGGAGAACCTGCTGCTGGCCGAGAGCACCTTGAAGCACCTTGCCAAGACCCTCATCGACCACCTCAAGCTGCTGAGCTCAGGGAGCGACGTCATCCTCAAGGCCGACAGGACAGAGGTCATCCTCCACAAGTTCCTGCCGCACGGGCAGCTGCTCTTCCTGAACGACCAGTTTGCGCTGGGCCTGGAGAGAGAGGCGAGCGTGGCGCTTTCCAAATGAAAGATCTCCAAAGGGATGGAGGCTTGAACGGCCGTGGGCAGCTGTGGATGGGTCAGCTGTTTTGCCGCCTGCTGTGTATGCCAGCCTCGACCTGCCTGCAGCCCCTCCGAGCgcttggggctacaattcccatcatccacagccagcacAGGACGATGGGATTGACAGTCCCAAGCACCCAGAGGGGCTGCAGGTGGGTGAAATCTGCTCTTTGCGAGAGCAACGTTACATTGCACACTGCATGATGGAgaagaaacaggaggaggagacttaCTACCTCTTTTTACGACCCGCTTTTCAGAACTCAAGTTCTGATTTTCCCTCTGCTCCCTTGAAACTGGCCCCGACTGGTGACATTGTTAGGAGAGTTGCTGTCGTACAGTAATTGCTAATAAAACATAGCTATGGTTTTTCAGTGTTCAAAGCATATGGCATAAATTAGGGGTGGAGAACCATCAggtgtggggctggggggctATGTGAGGAAATGCGGCCCTGTGAGCCTTTCTGCCTGGCCCTCGAGACTGCCACACTCATCTCCAGCCCTGCTTCGTGCCTCCTTGAGggattttgcctggctgcaacGGGTCCTTGAGCCCCGGTCATGCTGCTTGGTTGCTTCACGATGTtgaattacaacaagaagatgccttactcctggagaattatagatgtctaaaatcCATGGCATAATtttgcagctgccccttacttatctaacatcactaacgaaGCCTATAGATGGGAATTTTCTAGAGCCcgttttgaggcaatgccctcagctgtgctgtacggcaaatttatgcgggtaccaattcatgagcgcctttgccccagcatgtctaacaaggtagaatctgtcactcatATCCTTTTATTTTgcgaattttatagtgaagaacgagctcgacttattttaccccttttctcaaaatttacacccttacaatattattttgGAATTCTCCTCTGAAaacttacgaaaattccttctggaagattcctcaagtccagtatcatatgatgtggccaaattttgcactttagttattaagaaacgtaaatctctCTTATTGAATAACACATTGCAAATTCcctttgtgtaatttttttttatttctggtgatgttattgctgatttcttttgtttggaattatgttattctgtattgctggcttttgctgtaataaaactgaaCTGACTGCCTGCCTAGTTGGAGGACAGAGaggtagaatcgtagaattggaagggaccccagcaagggtcatcttgtccaaccctctgcaatgcaggaatctcagctaaagcatcctggaCAGATGGCCATGCGTGTGAGAAGAAACTACAGAAGTTTGGTGGTTTGCAAAGTGCTTGTCACCGCCCCCTGGGCGGGAGAGGTCATCTAGGGGGGCAATAAGGTAGCAGGTGGGTGCGGGAGCTGCAAATCAGACTTTGCAAAGCTGGTCTCCCTGGATCAAGTTTGTTGAATTAATCAAACTAAATAGCTTTACTTGGGATTCGGATAAATTGCCGCTGTATTGAATTCTGTCGCATTATTGTCTTCCTTAGTGGGCCGTGCAAAGTGTTCTTCTGAACAATCCTTTTTATGGGGTAGGGGGCTCAGTGGGCAGTGGCCTGTAAAAGTTTGGGACTTTGGCACAAAGGCAACTCTCAAATTTATTGCTTGACCTGCTTTTTCATCTTGCAAAAGTCTGTCAAAGGCAGCCTTGCCTCCTCCGAGCCTTTAAAATTCTGACATGCAGATTGGGGGAAATGAAGCATTCAGGCAGAGGGCGCAGTGTTCCTATCGATTAAGAAAATCCGGCCGTCATGGGGCTAGGCCTCTCCTGGAGTTACAGCTGCTTATGAACTTCCGGAGACCTTTGACTGTCCTCCGTTGGATCCAGAAGACTGGGTTCGGTGACCCCCTTAGTCTGTCCTGGAAAGGCAGTGGGGCATCTGCTCAGGAGAGGACCTTCTTACAGAACCATTTATAGTTGTATGTGCAGCTGACGTCGTTCCAGTGTGTTGTGACGTGAACACAGTCTTCCTTGTGTTGTGGTGCTCCATGCCAGTTGTCGGGTTGTCTTGGTCCCCAGAAACTGGAAAAGAAGGCGAGAGGCTGGGATTATATAGCTGGCAAAATCTTAGCAGAGCTTTGTGCATACAGAGAAACAGATCCCTTGTTGGCCTCGGTCTGCCTCtgcgggtgaagtcaaaccgctatgttagcagcaccaaagtgacccccCAGGACGGAAGCCTGGGCCacgtgtctggaggtcctgggctgcccaggcgacaagacccctctctcggcctcgctgatggggtccaa
It includes:
- the AP5S1 gene encoding AP-5 complex subunit sigma-1 codes for the protein MVHAFVIQTLRCRPGEETGCCRVLYSRVFGPEGLENAGPQDREKERLRKKEQILAVARQVESACKLHLRASGKPHSEHLAQLPDEPVSLQDVPLGVFRLPLGDPFSEDKTVLWVGIQCLGFALVCDPQENLLLAESTLKHLAKTLIDHLKLLSSGSDVILKADRTEVILHKFLPHGQLLFLNDQFALGLEREASVALSK